A stretch of the Medicago truncatula cultivar Jemalong A17 chromosome 5, MtrunA17r5.0-ANR, whole genome shotgun sequence genome encodes the following:
- the LOC11413644 gene encoding uncharacterized protein, producing MTHILFQIWRCMMLPKVWRFVGFAAVVAGLLCNALSSSFNYLFGGWTMLVITLYTVFSFILCVLVLFAARIWQHPRSHWFVAHTTFVVLAITSLYSYFFDKLMDNTPDAYSLISCASFAVTALSLSRNKIQCGFEIDLLYFLLGCLMMQLMKITLKLFIFGAIFSYFLIIIRSSFPSIDARENKPCSEFQDGNSVVLNMVDSLQLASTNIGSRLEKLETRVKALEHGNSKSIQMVLEPVRKLKHSQSVIEDPNLKFDALKKETIKDLEETTNVMARAGFENNFFDVYNNSRREYLKECVLDIRVTEAQH from the coding sequence ATGACACATATTCTATTCCAAATTTGGAGATGTATGATGCTGCCAAAGGTGTGGAGATTTGTGGGATTTGCTGCTGTTGTTGCTGGACTGCTCTGCAATGCTCTAAGTTCTTCCTTCAACTATCTATTTGGAGGATGGACCATGTTGGTGATAACTCTTTACACTGTTTTCAGTTTCATCCTTTGCGTGTTAGTTTTATTTGCCGCAAGGATTTGGCAACACCCAAGAAGTCATTGGTTCGTAGCTCATACAACATTTGTTGTATTGGCAATCACGTCACtgtattcatatttttttgataaattaatggATAATACACCAGATGCATATAGTCTCATTTCATGTGCATCCTTTGCTGTCACGGCGCTTAGTTTGTCGAGGAACAAAATTCAATGCGGATTTGAAATCGATCTTCTATATTTTCTTCTTGGATGTCTAATGATGCAACTCATGAAGATTACAttgaaattattcatttttggGGCAATTTTCAgctattttcttattattatccGTTCATCCTTTCCTTCAATAGATGCTAGAGAAAATAAACCGTGCTCTGAATTCCAAGATGGAAATTCAGTGGTTCTTAATATGGTGGATTCTCTACAACTGGCTAGTACTAATATTGGTAGTAGGTTGGAAAAACTCGAGACTCGTGTGAAGGCGCTTGAGCACGGAAATTCAAAGTCCATTCAAATGGTTTTGGAGCCTGTAAGAAAACTTAAACACTCACAATCGGTGATAGAGGATCCCAACTTAAAGTTTGACGCGTTGAAGAAAGAAACCATCAAAGACCTAGAGGAAACAACAAATGTTATGGCGAGGGCTGGGTTTGAGAACAATTTTTTCGATGTGTACAACAATAGTCGTAGGGAATACTTAAAAGAGTGTGTATTAGATATCCGGGTTACCGAAGCCCAACATTGA
- the LOC11409580 gene encoding uncharacterized protein — MVHTLIQTWRWMMLPKVWRFVGFASSLVGLVCYALSSSFNYLFGEWNLLKIFLYSAFSFIICLVILFAKKLQHSSSLRFKAHSAFLVLTLTSIYSFFFDKVMNGKPDAYSLISCAAFAIMSLSLSRQTQWGFEIDLLYFFLGCLIVQLMKIKLQLLILGAGFSYCLIILRSSFSSLDTGENSQYSSELQDENSVILYVDSLQSPGVNNNISLQSPSVNNNISSATSSIDSPQLVISTNVGSMMEQLGTYVKALEHENSNLIQVISEHVEKYVEEHSQLVVTDPNLMMDALKPQTINDLEEIAKVMCMAGFEKDFSDVYNNCRRECLDKCLMHKLFGLQKLSIEDVHNMSSKDLEDKIERWIRTFNVALKVLFPSERRLCDRIFFGFSSAADFSFMEICRESTIQLLNFFDYVSSGSHSPERLFKILEVFETLRDMIPEFASLFCDQYSMSLRNEATAIWKRLGKTIRDIFKELEYLIGRDLTKVINFGGGLQPITQHVMNYLRVVCRSQQTLEQVFYDSSLSSKIHRIIDTLESNLEAKSKCYVDPSLGYIFLINNHTYIVEMTKDNELGTLLGDYWLQKYTEKVWHYHRQYHKTKGAIASSVVLDFFRSNYERIRNIKGGEVLEVYQEDMKEIEISPLQPGERRKKLETEITTIVISPEPQFGNTYKMPPEDGFTWTKYGMKEIPGFIYPRSYYRCNHVKLYACRAKKKVQQLGDHPNIFEVRYNGGHTCRMSLTIPSLFVPARQPLDISIDGIQSTMPTSSTLYSRRISSGMPGKSINSMPEAKLAAPSKSEEYADPFLRRFFITGKSINSMPEAKLAAPSKSEEYADPFLRHFFMTGKSINSMPEAKLAAPADGGHHLMMAKIMAYLLFAIRSQHIKVVNRDRTFSIQTEGTMELLESILASKSEEYADPSLRHFFMMNNWKYLEVTNRPSDMDAVFGDDWLQKIRAKVQQNIELYQRNSWDKVLEFLKLDINDSMEVNFVVDLMKEKISLFNKHFTETCRVQCTWSIHYYKLRKEMIESLKNTLLPAYGIFIGRFQDFLKTDAYEYIEYGMFDIHDILDNLFLGNKKNK; from the exons ATGGTGCATACTCTAATCCAAACATGGAGATGGATGATGTTGCCAAAGGTGTGGAGATTTGTGGGCTTTGCTTCATCTCTTGTTGGACTTGTTTGCTATGCATTAAGCTCTTCCTTTAACTATCTCTTTGGAGAATGGaatttgttgaaaatatttCTTTACAGCGCTTTCAGTTTCATCATCTGCTTGGTGATTTTATTTGCAAAGAAATTGCAACATTCTAGCAGTCTTCGATTCAAAGCTCATTCGGCATTTCTGGTATTGACACTCACTTCAATCTATTCCTTTTTCTTTGATAAAGTCATGAATGGGAAACCAGATGCATATAGTTTAATTTCATGTGCTGCCTTTGCTATTATGTCACTTAGTTTGTCAAGGCAAACTCAGTggggatttgaaattgatcttctttattttttcctgGGATGTCTAATTGTTCAACTCATGAAGATTAAGTTGCAGTTATTAATTCTTGGAGCTGGTTTTAGCTATTGCCTTATCATTCTccgttcttcattttcttcgcTAGATACCGGAGAAAATAGTCAATACAGCTCTGAACTCCAAGATGAGAATTCGGTGATTCTTTATGTGGATTCTCTGCAATCACCCGgtgttaataataatatttctctGCAATCTCCCAgtgttaataataatatttctaGTGCTACCAGTAGCATTGATTCACCACAATTGGTTATCAGTACTAATGTTGGTAGTATGATGGAACAACTCGGGACTTATGTGAAGGCGCTTGAGCACGAAAATTCAAATCTCATTCAAGTTATTTCGGAGCATGTAGAAAAATACGTTGAAGAACACTCTCAATTGGTGGTGACCGATCCAAACCTAATGATGGATGCGTTGAAGCCTCAAACCATTAATGACCTTGAGGAAATAGCAAAGGTCATGTGTATGGCTGGGTTTGAGAAGGATTTTTCCGATGTGTACAACAATTGCCGGAGGGAATGCTTGGACAAGTGCCTAATGCATAAATTATTCGGCTTACAGAAGCTCAGTATTGAGGACGTTCACAATATGTCATCGAAGGATCTTGAAGACAAGATTGAAAGATGGATTAGAACTTTCAATGTCGCTCTCAAGGTACTTTTCCCTAGCGAGCGAAGACTTTGTGACCGCATCTTCTTTGGATTCTCATCCGCGGCTGATTTCTCCTTCATGGAGATTTGCAGGGAATCCACCATTCAACTTCTAAACTTTTTTGATTATGTGTCCAGTGGAAGTCACTCACCAGAGCGTTTGTTTAAAATCCTTGAGGTTTTTGAAACATTGCGAGATATGATTCCAGAATTTGCATCCTTATTTTGTGATCAGTACAGTATGTCTCTAAGGAATGAAGCAACTGCTATATGGAAGAGATTGGGGAAAACAATTAGGGACATATTTAAGGAGTTGGAGTATTTGATTGGTCGAGATCTGACGAAGGTGATAAATTTTGGTGGCGGTCTTCAACCGATTACCCAACACGTGATGAACTACCTCCGTGTAGTTTGCCGATCCCAGCAAACATTAGAGCAAGTCTTCTACGATTCCTCACTTTCTTCGAAGATTCATAGGATTATCGATACATTGGAGAGCAATTTGGAAGCAAAGTCCAAATGCTACGTGGATCCTTCTTTAGGctatatatttttgataaataacCACACATATATAGTTGAGATGACCAAAGATAATGAACTAGGAACCCTTTTGGGGGATTATTGGCTCCAAAAATACACTGAGAAAGTTTGGCATTACCATAGACAATATCATAAAACCAAGGGAGCGATCGCCTCATCTGTAGTGCTAGATTTTTTCCGGTCAAATTATGAAAGAATTAGAAATATCAAAGGTGGGGAAGTATTAGAGGTGTATCAAGAAGATATGAAAGAAATAGAAATATCACCCTTGCAACCAGGAGAAAG GAGAAAGAAATTGGAGACAGAGATAACAACAATAGTGATCTCTCCCGAACCCCAGTTTGGGAACACATACAAAATGCCACCGGAAGACGGGTTTACCTGGacaaaatatggcatgaaagaGATACCTGGCTTCATATACCCTAG GAGTTATTACAGGTGCAACCACGTGAAATTATATGCGTGTCGAGCCAAGAAGAAAGTACAACAACTTGGTGACCATCCAAACATATTTGAAGTTAGATACAACGGTGGACATACCTGCCGCATGTCCTTAACAATACCATCATTATTTGTACCAGCACGTCAACCACTGGATATCTCTATAGATGGTATTCAAAGCACCATGCCTACATCGTCTACTTTATATTCTAGGAGGATTTCATCAGGCATGCcag GAAAATCCATAAACTCTATGCCAGAAGCCAAGTTAGCTGCTCCATCAAAGTCTGAAGAATATGCAGACCCTTTTTTGCGTCGTTTTTTCATAACAGGAAAATCCATAAACTCTATGCCAGAGGCCAAGTTAGCTGCTCCATCAAAGTCTGAAGAATATGCAGACCCTTTTTTGCGTCATTTTTTCATGACAGGAAAATCCATAAACTCTATGCCAGAGGCCAAGTTAGCTGCTCCGGCGGATGGTGGGCATCACCTTATGATGGCGAAAATTATGGCCTATCTTCTTTTTGCTATAAGATCACAACATATCAAAGTTGTTAATAGAGACAgaacattttcaatacaaactGAGGGGACAATGGAACTTTTAGAGAGCATATTAGCATCAAAGTCTGAAGAATATGCGGACCCTTCTTTGCGTCATTTTTTCATGATGAACAATTGGAAATATTTAGAAGTGACAAATAGACCAAGTGATATGGATGCAGTTTTTGGCGATGATTGGTTACAAAAAATCAGAGCAAAGGTCCAACAAAACATTGAACTCTATCAAAGAAACTCATGGGATAAGGTGTTAGAATTTTTGAAGTTGGATATCAATGATTCCATGGAAGTTAATTTTGTAGTAGATTTGATGAAAGAAAAGATTAGTTTGTTTAACAAGCACTTTACAGAGACATGCAGAGTTCAGTGCACATGGTCCATTCATTATTATAAGCTAAGGAAAGAAATGATTGAATCTCTCAAGAATACCTTGCTCCCAGCGTATGGAATCTTCATTGGGAGGTTTCAGGATTTTCTTAAAACTGATGCTTATGAGTATATTGAGTATGGAATGTTTGACATTCATGACATACTTGATAATTTGTTTCTtggaaacaagaaaaacaaatga
- the LOC11408063 gene encoding uncharacterized protein, producing the protein MKHILFQIWRWMMQPKVWRFLGFSAAVVGLLCNALSSSFNYLFGDWNLFKIILYTVFSFIICVLILFAARIWQHSRSRWFQAHTTYVVLAITSLYSYFFDKLMHITPDAYSLISCASFAVTALSLSRNKTQCGFEIDLLYFLLGCLMMQLMKIKLKLFILGAVFSYFLIILRSSFSSIDARENKQYSEFQDGNSVVLDMDSLQLASTNTSSAINSMDSQQLVISSTDIGSMIEKLETCVKELKHQNSKFIQIPLGHAKKYEHSQLVLVNPNFMTNMLNKEPIKDLEEKTNLMVNGGFEKDFSYVYNNCCRESSTASYNIIFLHERRLYNHIFFGFSPASDFPWGSNIQLLNFADYVVTKVRLPEQLFKILEMLEIMCDLILEFESLFYYQFNVSLKKEQPAKWKKLGETIKRIYMELEYVCNTADPTTS; encoded by the coding sequence ATGAAGCATATTCTATTCCAAATTTGGAGATGGATGATGCAGCCAAAGGTGTGGAGATTTCTGGGATTTTCTGCAGCTGTTGTTGGACTGCTTTGCAATGCTCTCAGTTCTTCCTTCAACTATCTCTTTGGAGATTGGAATTTGTTCAAGATAATTCTTTACACTGTTTTCAGCTTCATCATTTGTGTGTTAATTTTATTTGCCGCAAGGATATGGCAACACTCAAGAAGTCGTTGGTTCCAAGCGCATACAACATATGTTGTATTGGCAATCACGTCgctatattcatatttttttgataaattaatgcatataaCACCAGATGCATATAGTCTCATTTCATGTGCATCCTTTGCTGTCACGGCGCTTAGTTTGTCGAGGAACAAAACTCAATGCGGATTTGAAATCGATCTTCTATATTTTCTTCTAGGATGTCTAATGATGCAACTCATGAagattaaattgaaattattcaTTCTTGGAGCAGTTTTTAGCTATTTTCTTATTATTCTCcgttcatccttttcttcaataGATGCTAGAGAAAATAAACAATACTCTGAATTCCAAGATGGAAATTCAGTGGTTCTTGATATGGATTCTCTACAACTGGCGAGTACTAATACTTCAAGTGCTATCAATAGCAtggattcacaacaattggtgATCAGTAGTACAGATATTGGCAGTATGATAGAAAAATTGGAGACTTGTGTGAAGGAGCTTAAGCACCAAAATTCAAAGTTCATTCAAATTCCTTTAGGGCatgcaaaaaaatatgaacactCTCAATTGGTGCTGGTGAATCCCAACTTCATGACAAACATGCTGAACAAAGAACCTATCAAAGACCTTGAGGAGAAAACAAATCTTATGGTGAACGGTGGGTTTGAGAAGGATTTTTCCTATGTGTACAACAATTGTTGTAGGGAATCTTCCACAGCCTCTTACAATATAATTTTCCTTCACGAGCGAAGACTCTACAATCACATCTTCTTCGGGTTCTCACCCGCCTCTGATTTCCCCTGGGGATCCAACATTCAACTTTTGAATTTTGCTGATTATGTGGTCACCAAAGTCCGTTTGCCTGAGCAACTATTTAAAATCCTCGAGATGTTAGAAATAATGTGCGACCTAATTCTAGAATTTGAATCCTTGTTTTATTATCAGTTCAATGTGTCTCTCAAGAAAGAACAACCGGCGAAATGGAAGAAATTAGGGGAAACAATCAAAAGAATTTACATGGAGTTGGAGTATGTCTGCAATACAGCTGACCCAACTACAAGTTGA